A single region of the Chloroflexota bacterium genome encodes:
- a CDS encoding cystathionine gamma-synthase, producing the protein MTDYHIETLAIHAGQKPDPTTGAVMTPIYQTSTYVQSAVGEHKGYEYSRTGNPTRTALEDCLAGLEGGAHGLAFASGMAAIDTVLKLVTPGQHVLAGNDVYGGTFRLLDKVLKTYGIEYSFVEMTDLAAVKNGLRPNTRMVLLETPTNPRLKVFDIAAIAKLAHANNSEALVMVDNTFATPYLQRPLELGADIVVHSTTKYLGGHSDVVGGAALMNDDAVYERLKFLQNAIGAVPGPMDCWLVLRGLKTLTVRMDRHAENALAVAQFLADHPQVKEVIYPGLPDHPQHELAKRQMRNGGGMISFVVHGGVEAARRLVARTHLFALAESLGGVESLIEIPAAMTHASTQGSPLEVEAGLIRVSVGLEHKDDLINDLRQAMMQS; encoded by the coding sequence ATGACCGACTATCACATTGAAACACTGGCCATCCACGCCGGGCAAAAGCCCGACCCGACCACCGGGGCGGTGATGACGCCGATCTATCAAACATCCACTTACGTGCAAAGCGCGGTGGGTGAGCACAAGGGCTACGAATACTCGCGCACCGGCAACCCCACCCGCACGGCGTTGGAAGACTGTTTGGCCGGGCTGGAGGGCGGGGCGCACGGGCTGGCCTTTGCCTCCGGCATGGCCGCCATTGACACCGTGCTCAAGCTGGTGACTCCGGGCCAGCACGTTCTGGCCGGCAACGACGTTTACGGCGGCACCTTCCGCTTGCTCGACAAAGTGTTGAAGACTTACGGCATCGAATACTCGTTTGTCGAGATGACTGACCTGGCGGCAGTGAAGAATGGCCTGCGCCCGAACACGCGGATGGTTCTGCTGGAGACGCCGACTAACCCTCGCCTCAAAGTGTTCGACATTGCCGCCATTGCCAAACTGGCTCATGCAAATAACTCGGAGGCGCTGGTGATGGTGGACAACACTTTTGCCACGCCTTACCTGCAACGCCCACTCGAACTGGGAGCCGACATCGTCGTCCACTCGACGACCAAATATCTGGGCGGCCACTCGGACGTGGTGGGCGGCGCGGCCCTGATGAACGACGACGCGGTTTACGAACGCCTGAAGTTTCTGCAAAACGCAATCGGCGCGGTTCCGGGGCCGATGGATTGCTGGCTTGTTCTGCGCGGCCTCAAGACGCTCACGGTGCGAATGGATCGCCACGCCGAAAACGCGCTGGCAGTTGCCCAGTTCCTGGCCGACCACCCGCAAGTCAAAGAGGTGATCTATCCCGGCCTGCCCGATCATCCTCAGCACGAGTTGGCGAAACGGCAAATGCGAAACGGCGGCGGCATGATCTCCTTTGTGGTTCACGGCGGCGTGGAAGCGGCGCGGCGGCTGGTGGCTCGCACGCATTTATTCGCCCTGGCCGAGTCGCTGGGCGGCGTCGAGTCGCTCATCGAAATCCCGGCGGCCATGACCCACGCCAGCACGCAAGGTTCGCCGCTCGAAGTGGAGGCGGGCCTGATCCGCGTTTCGGTGGGGCTGGAGCACAAAGATGACTTGATCAACGACCTGCGGCAGGCGATGATGCAATCCTAA
- a CDS encoding isoprenylcysteine carboxylmethyltransferase family protein: MNSVYVPSTTGWISFSLCFFGWAVFELVVNLRLWNADSKNHDRLSRYLIIAAVLAAFSLAVLATRLHAFDLRLFRPQVFYWGLTLMLTGLGFRWVAIRQLGRFFIPEVAIQPGHRIMDQGLYHFIRHPSYTGTFITIVGYGLALTNWLSLAVMLLGSGVAYAYRIRLEEAALLEAFGDEYRAYMRRTKRLIPFVW; encoded by the coding sequence ATGAACAGCGTTTACGTTCCTTCCACAACCGGCTGGATTTCTTTCAGCCTTTGCTTCTTCGGTTGGGCGGTCTTTGAGCTGGTCGTCAACCTGCGTTTGTGGAACGCCGACTCGAAGAACCATGATCGGCTGTCGCGCTATCTGATCATTGCCGCCGTGCTGGCCGCCTTTTCACTGGCCGTGCTGGCGACGCGCTTGCACGCTTTTGACCTGAGGCTTTTCCGGCCTCAGGTGTTTTATTGGGGCTTAACTTTGATGCTCACTGGCTTGGGCTTCCGCTGGGTGGCGATTCGCCAGCTTGGCCGGTTCTTCATCCCCGAAGTTGCCATCCAGCCCGGCCACCGGATCATGGATCAGGGGCTCTACCACTTCATCCGCCACCCGTCTTACACCGGCACGTTTATCACCATTGTTGGTTACGGGCTGGCGCTCACCAACTGGCTCAGTTTGGCGGTCATGTTGCTGGGCAGCGGCGTAGCTTACGCTTATCGGATCCGATTGGAAGAGGCCGCTTTGCTGGAGGCCTTCGGCGACGAGTATCGCGCCTACATGCGGCGGACGAAAAGGCTGATTCCATTTGTCTGGTAA
- a CDS encoding PQQ-dependent sugar dehydrogenase, which translates to MSTKWIKSSVSDPSQTYAIPSSNPFAGRSDASPEVWAYGLRNPWRFSFDRATGDLYIADVGQNEYEEIDFQPAASAGGENYGWNSYEGLHTYNGGVEAGLTFPIAEYSHEEGGCSVSGGYVYRGPALPALSGVYFFGDYCSGKIWALYASTGGAWERMLMFDTEAGITSFGEDEAGEIYVVDGKGSIFQLAAVP; encoded by the coding sequence TTGTCCACTAAATGGATAAAGTCCAGTGTGAGCGACCCGTCGCAGACTTATGCCATTCCGTCGAGCAACCCGTTTGCCGGTCGTTCAGACGCCAGCCCTGAAGTTTGGGCCTATGGTTTGCGCAACCCCTGGCGTTTCAGTTTTGATCGCGCTACTGGCGATCTTTACATTGCCGACGTTGGGCAAAACGAGTATGAAGAGATTGACTTTCAACCGGCGGCCAGCGCGGGCGGCGAGAACTATGGCTGGAACAGCTACGAGGGCTTGCATACTTACAACGGCGGCGTGGAAGCCGGGCTGACCTTTCCGATTGCGGAATACTCTCACGAAGAAGGCGGTTGCTCGGTTTCGGGTGGCTATGTGTATCGCGGCCCGGCCCTGCCGGCGTTGAGCGGCGTCTACTTTTTTGGCGATTACTGCTCCGGCAAAATTTGGGCGCTATACGCTTCAACCGGCGGCGCCTGGGAGCGGATGTTGATGTTCGACACCGAGGCCGGAATCACTTCCTTTGGCGAAGACGAAGCCGGGGAGATTTACGTGGTGGATGGCAAGGGATCAATCTTTCAACTGGCGGCAGTGCCTTGA